The genomic window CCGAAGGATTCCTGCCGCAAACAACATGAACGGCTATTCCTTCAAGCGTGAATCCTGTCGCTAAACAACTCTCCCCGCGTGGATCATCCTGATATTGCTCTATGACTACACAATTTGATAATGCGAACTCCAATTGCGAGACAGTTAAACCATCTGCGATGCGTTCATCATCCGCATGAAGTGATATTTCGTAGTTCTGCTTCTCAATTTCAGTACGAATGAAATCTGACGTGATGCGCATATAAATCTATCCTGTCTCCGCCTAATTCACCACTATCCGCCCGTCCTTCATCACCGGCACGGTGCTGCTGGCATCGGGCTGGGTGGCATACTCTATGTCAGTCAGGTAACCCAGGCCGGCCAGGTAACTGCCGTGGTCGCTTTCTTTGACGGCCTTGGTCAGGTGGCCCTTGTGCTTTTCGTAGATGTCCCGGGCCACCCGGGCGCCATCGTTGATCTCGGCCTCGGGGGATTGGTCTTTGATCAGTTTGGTCAGATATCCTGCGCAGAGCAGGTCCTCCAGCGAGACCCGGCCCTGCTTGCCGGAGCATAAAAGGACTATCTCGGCCTGGGATTCGGTCAGCACCGGGACCAGGGCCTTGGCGTTTATCAGGCAGCCTACCGCTATCAGCGCCGCCCCCTTGGCCCGGGCCACGGCCACCGTTCCGTTGGTGGTGGCCATCAGCAGGCTTTTGCCCTTGACGTTCTCCGGGGTGAATTCCAGGGGGGAATTGCCCAGATCAAAGCCGTTGATCTTATTGCCGTCCCGCTCGCCGCACAGGACCACGGTCTCCCGGCCCATGGTCTCGGCCAGCCGGGTGGCCTCCTCGATGCTGGCCAGGGGGATGATCTCCTTGGCCCCGGCCTCCAGCGCCGCCACCATGGAAGTGGAGGCCCGCAGCACGTCTATCACCGCCACCGTCTTGCCGGCCAAGCCCTGCTCCGGCAGTTCGGCCGGAACAATTACCACGTCAATTTTAATGCTCAAATCTTACTTTCTGGACGTTGTGTCAAATGAATCCCACCCCCGGGAATCGGAGGCGTTCTCGATGCCCCTTAACCGGAGCTTGAATTCGTCAGGGTTGGTCACGCTCTGCAGGGCGGTCTCGTAGGAGATCATCCCGTCGCGGTAATGCTTCATGATGGACTGGTCAAAGGACTGCATGCCGTACTGGGTGTTGCCCTCGGAGATCAGCTGGGGGATCATCAGGGTCTTGACCGGATCCAGCAGGTGCTCCCTGACCGTGGCGGTGTTGATCATCACTTCCACCGCCGGCACCCGGCCCTTGCCGTCGGCCCGGGGCAGCAGGCGCAGGCTGACCACGCCTATCAGAGTGGCTGCTAAAAGGACCCGGACATGCTCGTGCTGGTGGGGCGGAAAGAAGGAGATCACCCGGTTGATGGTCTCCGAGGCGTTCAGGGTGTGAAGGGTGCTCATCACCATGTGGCCGGTGTCGGCGGCCTGGAGCGAGGTGCCCAGGGTGGTCTTGTCCCGGATCTCCCCGATCAGGATCACATCCGGGTCCTGGCGCAGCACGTGTTTTAAGGCGGCGGCAAAGGACAGGGTGTCGGTGCCCACCTCCCGCTGGCTGATGATGGATTTCTTGTCGCGGAACAGGAATTCTATCGGGTCCTCCACCGTGATGATGTTCCGGCTCTCGGTCTCGTTGACATGCTCTATCATGGCGGCCATGGTGGTGGATTTGCCGGAGCCGGTGGTTCCGGTCACCAGCAGCATCCCCCGGTGGCTGGTGGCCAGTTCCTTGATGATGGGCGGCAGAGCCAGCTCGTCGATCTTCTTGACCGAGACCGGAATGGCCCTCAGGGCCAGGGCCACGCTGCCGCGCTGCATGTAGACGTTCACCCGGAATCTTCCCAGCCCGGCCACCCCGATGGCAAAGTCCAGCTCCTTCTCCTCGGCAAATATCTGCTGCTGGTCCTTGGGCATCAGCTGCAGGGCTACCTGCCTCAGTTCTTCCGGGGACAGCGGGGCTTCATTCAGGGGTTTCAAGGTCCCGTCCACCCTGAAGACCGGAGGCATTCCCGCCTTTAAGTGGAGATCGGAGGAATTTTCCTTGACCATCCGCTCCAGGGTTTGTTTTAGATCCATTTTAGGCCCTCTCTAAATACTTTCCGGTTCTGGTGTCTATCTTAAGCAGGTCGTTTTCGTTTATGAACAGCGGCACCTGGACCACCAGCCCGCTCTCCAATGTGGCCGGCTTGGTGACCGAGGAAGCGGTATCCCCCTTGAAGCCCGGCTCGGAGTGGGCCACCTTCAGGAGGACGAAGGTCGGGATCTCTATCCCGATCACGGCTTCCCCGTGCAGCAGCACCTGGATCTCGGTGTTCTCCTTCAAAAAGTCCTTGATATCCTTAAACATTTCCCCGGGCAGGCTGATCTGTTCGTAGGTCTCGCTGTCCATCAGCATGTACATGTCGTCGCTGTTATACAGGTACTGCATCTTGCGGCGCTCCAGCCTGACCTCGGTGATTGATTCCCCGGAGCGGAAGGTCCGCTCGATCACCGCGCCGGTCTTGACGTTCTTCAGTTTGGTGCGGACAAAAGCCCCGCCCTTGCCCGGCTTGACGTGCTGGAATTCCACCGTGTAAAAAAGCTGTCCCTCGTAGTTCAGGACCATCCCGTTTCTAAGATCCGCAGTGCTGGCCAATTTCTCCTCCTAACAGTTTGGGTATATTATTTGATGATGTAACTCTTCCGCCACAAAGACACTAAGTCACCAAGTTTATACAATAAATCGTTTAATACCATTTCTGATGACTGACACATTAAAATTGATAAGAAATCCTAGGCGTTTACCAGTCAGTTTTAAATGGCTGAGCAATTGTGCTTCCCAGACTGGATTCATCTCATCTACGGCCTTCAATTCACAGATGATGCTATTTTCAACCAGGACATCTAAACATAGTCCTTCATCAAAGGTGATACCGTCATAAACAATCGGTACATCAACTTGCCTTTGGTACCTTAAGCCCCTTTTAGACAATTCATGACAAAAGCATATCTCGTATATTTTTTCCAGTAACCCCGGACCCAGTTTTTTATGCACTGCATATGCGGCATCTACGATTTTCTTTGCCTGCTCTTCTTCTATTGTTGGCAGTGGTTGATAATTCATGATTTTCGTGTCTTAGTGTCTTTGTGGCAAAGCAACTACTTGATGACTATCAGTTCCTTGGGTGAATTGCTAAGTATCCGGCAGCCCGTGGCGGTGACCACCACCAGATCCTCGATCCGCACCCCGCCCCAGCCAGGCAGATAGACCCCCGGCTCCACCGTCACCACCGAATTCACCGGCAGCAGGTTCTCGGATTTGCTGCCCACTCCCGGAGCCTCGTGCACTTCCAGGCCCACCCCGTGGCCCAGCCCGTGTCCGAAGTACTTGGCATAGCCGGCCGCATTGATCACTGCACGGGCGGCGGCATCGGCCTCCCTGCCCTTGACCCCGGCCCTGACGGCCTTCAACCCGGCCAGCTGCGACCTGAGCACGGTATCGTAGACCTTCAAGTGTTTGGGGCTTGGTTCTCCCACGCAGACCGTCCGGGTCATGTCGGAGTGGTAGCCCCGGTAGACGGCCCCGAAATCAAAGACGATGAAATCCCCCTTCCGGATCTTCCGGTCCGAAGGCTGGGCATGGGGCAGGGCGCTGTTGGGCCCCGAGCCGACTATGGTGTCGAACGAGGGTGCGCTGGCCCCCAGGGTCTTCATGATGGATTCCAGCTTGAAGGCTATCTCCAGCTCGGTCATTCCCGGCCTTATCCCCCTGACTATCCTGGAAAAGGACTTATCCGCTATGGCGGCGGCCCGGGCAATGTTTTTTATTTCGTCCGGAACCTTCACCTTGCGAAGCTCTTCAGTCAGGCCGGATAAAGGCAGAAGTTTTTTGGCCTTCAGTTCTTTTTGCAGTAATTCGTATTGGTAGTATTTCAGATCGTTCTTTTCAAAGCCGACCTTCCTGGCTTTTTTGAAATCGGGATTCAGGAACAATTCCTCCCAAAGGCCCTTCTTGATGATGATGCACCTGGCCCCCTTCACTTCGCGCTTGACCTGCTCCTGATAACGGAAATCGGTAAAGAACACCGACTCCTTCTGGGATATCCACAACAGCCCGGAACTTCCGGTGTATCCGGCCAGATACCTGATGTTTATCAGGTTGGTAATGATGATGCCGTCGGCCTTGTTTAAGGCCAGGGCTTTTCTGATGCCGGTTATTCTTTGACGATGGATATCTGGCATAACTACTCCGGGGTTTAGAGTGAAATGGATTGATTTTTTCTTCCGGGCGTCCCTTAAAGGCATACCGCCCTGAGGCGGTATGCAAAAGTGAATGCCAATTGTACGGGCGGCGCCTCTGTTATTTTTGCAGCGAAGACAGCCAGGATTGGAAACTGCTGACGGTGTTCTCGCCCTCGGCTTTTTTCCCGGCCTCCGCCTCCGGTTTGGGCGGTTCGGCGGCAGCCGGCTGGTCTGACGGAGCCTTGGGGGCGTCCGAGAACAAGGCAGAAAAATCCACCGCCGCTTCCTTGACTGGCTCGGGTACCGGCTGGGGTTCGGGGGCTACAGGTATTTCAGTTTTTCCTGCAGGAATTTCCGGCGCTGGCTTGGAAGGCGGCTCTGGTAAAAAGGCCTTGGTCGAAATATCTTCTTGTTCTATGGGCTTTGGTTCGGCAACCTTTGCCTCCGGCTGGTCAAACATTCCGCCGAAAATATCCACCGTCGGCGGAGCTTCAGGCAACGAAGAGGCGGCGGTTTCCTGAACCGGTTCTTTCTTCGCTTCAGGCACAGTAGCAGTGATCTCCGGTGCGGCCGGTTCTTCCCGGGCTGGAGGCTCTGGCTCTTTTTTCTCTTCGGCTGTCCCTTCCGGTTTTTCTTCGGGGTAGGCTTTTTCCAGCAGTTCGTCCATCCGGGCCTTGTAATCATCGTTTCCCGGCTCGGCGGAGATCATTTCCCGGTAGACCTCTACAGCTTTTTCATAGAACCCCTGCTGGACGTATATCTCGGCTAAAGTCACTGTGGCCGCCGACTTTTCTTCAGCCTTGGTCTCCGGCTCTTCGGACTTGGCCGGTTCCGGCTCGGGCTTGGTTTCCGTCAGGGCATTGGGGAACAATATGGGCTCGGTGGAGACCGGGATTTCTACTTTGACCGGATCTTCGGGTTCGGTTTCCTTTTGCGGAACCGCCTCGACCGGTTTTGTCTCAGGCTCATCCGGCTTGACCGGTTCAGCCTCTGGAATGGCTTCCGCCAAAACATCCGGGAATGGTATTGGTTCCGG from bacterium includes these protein-coding regions:
- a CDS encoding DUF4258 domain-containing protein, which translates into the protein MRITSDFIRTEIEKQNYEISLHADDERIADGLTVSQLEFALSNCVVIEQYQDDPRGESCLATGFTLEGIAVHVVCGRNPSGHLILITVYIPTTPKWRDPCTRNR
- a CDS encoding 2-phosphosulfolactate phosphatase: MSIKIDVVIVPAELPEQGLAGKTVAVIDVLRASTSMVAALEAGAKEIIPLASIEEATRLAETMGRETVVLCGERDGNKINGFDLGNSPLEFTPENVKGKSLLMATTNGTVAVARAKGAALIAVGCLINAKALVPVLTESQAEIVLLCSGKQGRVSLEDLLCAGYLTKLIKDQSPEAEINDGARVARDIYEKHKGHLTKAVKESDHGSYLAGLGYLTDIEYATQPDASSTVPVMKDGRIVVN
- a CDS encoding type IV pilus twitching motility protein PilT — its product is MDLKQTLERMVKENSSDLHLKAGMPPVFRVDGTLKPLNEAPLSPEELRQVALQLMPKDQQQIFAEEKELDFAIGVAGLGRFRVNVYMQRGSVALALRAIPVSVKKIDELALPPIIKELATSHRGMLLVTGTTGSGKSTTMAAMIEHVNETESRNIITVEDPIEFLFRDKKSIISQREVGTDTLSFAAALKHVLRQDPDVILIGEIRDKTTLGTSLQAADTGHMVMSTLHTLNASETINRVISFFPPHQHEHVRVLLAATLIGVVSLRLLPRADGKGRVPAVEVMINTATVREHLLDPVKTLMIPQLISEGNTQYGMQSFDQSIMKHYRDGMISYETALQSVTNPDEFKLRLRGIENASDSRGWDSFDTTSRK
- the efp gene encoding elongation factor P yields the protein MASTADLRNGMVLNYEGQLFYTVEFQHVKPGKGGAFVRTKLKNVKTGAVIERTFRSGESITEVRLERRKMQYLYNSDDMYMLMDSETYEQISLPGEMFKDIKDFLKENTEIQVLLHGEAVIGIEIPTFVLLKVAHSEPGFKGDTASSVTKPATLESGLVVQVPLFINENDLLKIDTRTGKYLERA
- a CDS encoding GxxExxY protein is translated as MNYQPLPTIEEEQAKKIVDAAYAVHKKLGPGLLEKIYEICFCHELSKRGLRYQRQVDVPIVYDGITFDEGLCLDVLVENSIICELKAVDEMNPVWEAQLLSHLKLTGKRLGFLINFNVSVIRNGIKRFIV
- a CDS encoding Xaa-Pro peptidase family protein; this encodes MPDIHRQRITGIRKALALNKADGIIITNLINIRYLAGYTGSSGLLWISQKESVFFTDFRYQEQVKREVKGARCIIIKKGLWEELFLNPDFKKARKVGFEKNDLKYYQYELLQKELKAKKLLPLSGLTEELRKVKVPDEIKNIARAAAIADKSFSRIVRGIRPGMTELEIAFKLESIMKTLGASAPSFDTIVGSGPNSALPHAQPSDRKIRKGDFIVFDFGAVYRGYHSDMTRTVCVGEPSPKHLKVYDTVLRSQLAGLKAVRAGVKGREADAAARAVINAAGYAKYFGHGLGHGVGLEVHEAPGVGSKSENLLPVNSVVTVEPGVYLPGWGGVRIEDLVVVTATGCRILSNSPKELIVIK
- a CDS encoding tetratricopeptide repeat protein encodes the protein MANENLKLPPEIEQFTQKLVADPKSRVFAQLADAYRKAGMTDEAIETAKKGMEHHPAYATAHLILGRCYLEKQMYALAREEFEATIKSDPQNLVGYKLLAGTYEKQNMFAEAVKFYQMVLDLEPGDPDLTEKVASLKARQEEKPQVAPEPEPVPEAVPVLEIAREEVVPEPVKEEPAMAAEEKPVELKSEEPAKEEVAVVPEPIPFPDVLAEAIPEAEPVKPDEPETKPVEAVPQKETEPEDPVKVEIPVSTEPILFPNALTETKPEPEPAKSEEPETKAEEKSAATVTLAEIYVQQGFYEKAVEVYREMISAEPGNDDYKARMDELLEKAYPEEKPEGTAEEKKEPEPPAREEPAAPEITATVPEAKKEPVQETAASSLPEAPPTVDIFGGMFDQPEAKVAEPKPIEQEDISTKAFLPEPPSKPAPEIPAGKTEIPVAPEPQPVPEPVKEAAVDFSALFSDAPKAPSDQPAAAEPPKPEAEAGKKAEGENTVSSFQSWLSSLQK